A region from the Spirochaeta thermophila DSM 6192 genome encodes:
- the cysD gene encoding sulfate adenylyltransferase subunit CysD — protein MDRLQRLESQAIYVLREAYRSFPSLCMLWSIGKDSTVLLHLARKAFFGHVPFPLVHIDTGFKIPEMIAYRDRLVREWHLDMIVGQNREALRERRTYPDGACSRIECCRLLKSEALKHTIAGDWPRWRFDHEKGRYEEEANPTPFTGVIVGVRADEEGTRSKERVFSPRSAEGSWNIGDQPPELWNYYNTDFAPGTHVRIHPILEWTELDIWEYIRRERIPVVSLYFDRGEGRRYRSLGCAPCTSPIPSRARTVDEIVEELSSGALKGVAERSGREQDKEDGGTLETLRREGYM, from the coding sequence ATGGATAGGCTCCAGCGTCTCGAATCACAGGCCATCTACGTCCTCAGGGAGGCCTACCGGAGCTTCCCCTCGCTCTGCATGCTGTGGTCCATAGGGAAGGACAGCACCGTCCTCCTCCACCTCGCCCGGAAGGCCTTCTTCGGCCACGTGCCGTTCCCCCTCGTGCACATCGACACCGGGTTCAAGATCCCCGAGATGATCGCCTACCGCGATAGGCTGGTGAGGGAGTGGCACCTCGACATGATCGTGGGTCAGAACAGGGAGGCCCTCAGGGAGCGTCGCACCTATCCTGATGGTGCGTGCTCGCGCATAGAGTGCTGTCGGCTCCTCAAGAGCGAGGCCCTCAAGCACACCATCGCGGGGGACTGGCCCCGGTGGCGCTTCGATCACGAGAAGGGACGGTACGAAGAGGAGGCGAATCCCACGCCGTTTACCGGCGTGATCGTGGGGGTGCGCGCCGACGAGGAGGGGACCCGGTCCAAGGAGCGGGTCTTCTCGCCCCGCTCTGCAGAGGGGAGCTGGAACATCGGCGACCAGCCTCCTGAGCTCTGGAACTACTACAATACCGACTTCGCACCCGGTACCCACGTGCGGATCCACCCCATCCTCGAGTGGACCGAGCTCGACATATGGGAGTACATCCGGAGGGAGCGGATCCCTGTGGTCTCCCTCTACTTCGACCGGGGAGAGGGACGCCGCTACCGCTCGCTCGGATGCGCGCCGTGCACCTCGCCCATCCCTTCGCGGGCCAGGACCGTGGATGAGATTGTCGAAGAGCTCTCCTCGGGTGCCCTCAAGGGAGTGGCGGAGCGCTCAGGAAGGGAGCAGGACAAGGAGGATGGGGGGACGCTCGAGACCCTGCGGCGTGAAGGCTACATGTAG
- a CDS encoding GTP-binding protein has protein sequence MRDRHGERKDPTAHRERVAVAMVGHVDHGKSTILGRLLAEAGALPRGKLEQVQEYCRRHARVFEYAYLLDALKDEQAQGITIDSARVFFSLEGRDFVCIDAPGHVEFIKNMVTGASRADAAFLVIDVREGVQENSRRHGYLLSFLGVDQVVVLVNKMDLVGWEEEAFSTVRERFGEFLEGLGMRAAAYIPVSGREGDNLVAPSPRMPWYDGPTVKEALLRFAPRAGREDGPFRMPVQGVYKFTRLGDDRRIIAGTVETGRLAVGDEVVFYPSGKRSRVKRIESFNEEPPSLLSAGESKGFTLETQVYVRPGELAAKVGEPSPEVASAFRVTLFWLSPHPMVKGKRYTLRLGAAREAAYLSEIRAVVDSSELTTEREKEVVEQYDVAECVLSTLKPVAFDLYHRVPPTGRFVIIDEYEIAGGGVILEALPISGVDSYVRAREERWRRGEVGADERAMRYGQRPYVLLVTGEEPSCLDALARRAERTLFERGWNVYYLASENLMRGLEADLVVEDREEHLRRMGEVLRLLADTGLVVITTVVGMEEEEVALLREVARPAEVLVVEVGSKLPDELLAARLREGVCEEDLVEDLARLLKDRRILLEYHL, from the coding sequence ATGAGAGATCGACACGGAGAGAGGAAGGATCCGACCGCCCACCGGGAGAGGGTGGCGGTGGCCATGGTGGGCCACGTGGACCACGGGAAGAGTACCATCCTGGGAAGGCTCCTCGCCGAGGCAGGGGCTCTGCCCAGGGGCAAGCTCGAGCAGGTACAGGAGTACTGCCGCAGACACGCCCGGGTCTTCGAGTACGCGTACCTCCTCGATGCCCTCAAGGACGAGCAGGCCCAGGGGATCACCATAGACAGCGCCCGGGTCTTCTTCTCCCTCGAGGGGAGGGACTTCGTGTGTATCGATGCACCAGGCCACGTGGAGTTCATCAAGAACATGGTCACTGGGGCCTCGCGCGCCGATGCCGCCTTTCTGGTGATCGATGTGCGCGAGGGCGTGCAGGAGAACTCAAGACGCCACGGCTACCTCCTCTCGTTCCTCGGGGTGGATCAGGTGGTGGTGCTGGTGAACAAGATGGACCTCGTAGGCTGGGAGGAGGAGGCTTTCTCCACGGTGCGGGAGCGCTTCGGCGAGTTCCTCGAGGGGCTCGGGATGCGAGCTGCGGCCTACATCCCCGTCTCCGGGAGAGAGGGGGATAACCTGGTGGCACCCTCTCCCCGGATGCCGTGGTACGACGGGCCCACGGTGAAGGAGGCCCTCCTGCGGTTCGCTCCCCGGGCAGGGCGGGAGGATGGGCCGTTCCGCATGCCGGTGCAGGGGGTCTACAAGTTCACCAGGCTCGGAGACGACAGGAGGATCATCGCCGGCACGGTGGAGACAGGGAGACTCGCGGTGGGCGATGAGGTGGTCTTCTATCCCTCGGGGAAGAGGAGCAGGGTGAAGCGCATAGAGTCGTTCAATGAGGAGCCGCCCTCCCTCCTCTCGGCAGGGGAATCGAAGGGGTTTACCCTCGAGACCCAGGTGTACGTGCGTCCTGGCGAGCTTGCGGCCAAGGTGGGCGAGCCTTCCCCCGAGGTGGCCTCTGCCTTCAGGGTGACCCTCTTCTGGCTCTCCCCTCATCCCATGGTGAAGGGCAAGCGCTACACGCTCCGCCTCGGGGCGGCGAGGGAGGCCGCCTACCTCTCGGAGATCAGGGCGGTGGTGGATTCCTCGGAGCTCACCACCGAGAGGGAGAAGGAGGTGGTGGAACAGTACGATGTGGCCGAGTGTGTCCTCTCGACCCTCAAGCCCGTGGCCTTCGACCTCTACCACCGGGTTCCTCCCACAGGGAGGTTCGTGATCATCGACGAGTATGAGATTGCAGGCGGTGGGGTGATCCTCGAGGCCCTGCCGATCTCCGGTGTGGACTCCTACGTGCGGGCGAGGGAGGAGCGGTGGCGGAGGGGAGAGGTGGGCGCCGATGAACGGGCGATGCGCTACGGACAGAGGCCCTATGTGCTCCTGGTTACGGGCGAGGAGCCCTCGTGTCTCGATGCCCTCGCGAGGAGGGCTGAGCGGACCCTCTTCGAGAGGGGGTGGAACGTCTACTATCTCGCCTCGGAGAACCTCATGCGAGGGCTTGAGGCCGACCTTGTGGTGGAGGACAGGGAGGAACACCTGCGGCGTATGGGAGAGGTGCTCAGGCTCCTTGCGGACACAGGGCTCGTGGTCATCACCACGGTGGTGGGGATGGAAGAGGAGGAGGTGGCCCTCCTGCGTGAGGTGGCCCGTCCCGCGGAGGTGCTCGTGGTGGAGGTGGGGAGCAAGCTCCCCGATGAGCTGCTCGCGGCGAGGCTCAGGGAGGGGGTGTGCGAGGAGGATCTGGTGGAGGACCTCGCCCGGCTCCTCAAGGATCGGAGGATCCTCCTTGAGTATCACCTGTAG
- a CDS encoding phosphoadenylyl-sulfate reductase translates to MDPKERVKTYRETLRGKSPQEVLAYFLDEWGEGVVQASSLGAEDQVITHMLLSLTPRPRVFVIDTGRLPEETYALLDLIHTRWELDLRVYAPEAEDVEDFVRTYGPNAFFRSVELRKRCCYIRKVKPLMRALEGAKVWITGLRKAQSPEREGVEVVEWDELHGLIKVNPLADWSDEEVWSYLKGHGVPYNVLHDRGYPSIGCEPCTRAVLPGEHPRAGRWWWEQGKKECGLHTERTRRDHG, encoded by the coding sequence GTGGACCCGAAGGAGAGGGTGAAGACCTATAGAGAGACACTCAGAGGGAAGAGCCCACAGGAGGTACTCGCGTACTTCCTCGATGAGTGGGGAGAGGGAGTGGTGCAGGCCTCGAGCCTTGGGGCCGAGGACCAGGTGATCACCCATATGCTCCTCTCCCTCACCCCCCGACCTCGGGTCTTCGTGATCGACACCGGCCGGCTCCCCGAGGAGACCTACGCCCTCCTCGATCTCATCCACACCCGGTGGGAGTTGGATCTCAGGGTCTACGCCCCTGAGGCAGAGGACGTGGAGGACTTCGTACGCACCTATGGTCCCAATGCCTTCTTCCGGAGTGTGGAGTTGAGAAAGCGATGCTGCTACATCCGTAAGGTGAAACCCCTCATGAGAGCGCTCGAGGGTGCGAAGGTGTGGATCACCGGGCTCAGGAAGGCCCAGAGCCCTGAGAGGGAGGGGGTGGAGGTGGTGGAGTGGGATGAGCTTCACGGGCTCATCAAGGTGAACCCCCTCGCGGACTGGAGTGACGAGGAGGTCTGGTCGTACCTCAAGGGCCATGGGGTGCCCTACAACGTCCTCCACGACAGGGGCTATCCCAGCATCGGGTGTGAGCCCTGCACGCGTGCAGTCCTCCCGGGCGAACACCCCAGGGCCGGCCGCTGGTGGTGGGAGCAGGGGAAGAAGGAGTGCGGACTCCACACCGAACGAACGAGGAGGGACCATGGATAG
- a CDS encoding DUF2061 domain-containing protein, translating into MNARDTHLRSVCKAISWRVIATLTTTLIAYLVTGKWETALFIGGWEALVKIVVYTLHERVWEHIPFGRREPEYYI; encoded by the coding sequence ATGAACGCGCGAGACACGCATCTCAGATCGGTCTGTAAGGCCATCTCGTGGAGGGTGATCGCCACCCTCACCACCACCCTCATCGCCTACCTCGTGACCGGGAAGTGGGAGACCGCCCTCTTCATAGGGGGGTGGGAGGCCCTCGTGAAGATAGTGGTGTACACCCTCCACGAGCGGGTGTGGGAGCACATCCCCTTTGGCCGGCGTGAGCCCGAGTACTACATCTAG